The proteins below are encoded in one region of Sphingobacterium sp. R2:
- a CDS encoding 2-oxoglutarate dehydrogenase E1 component produces MDNLTYLSNADSAYVDGLYQSYKQDPQSVDFGWQKFFEGFDFGQNAGGTTSSVGEATPEHVLKEINVLNMINGYRDRGHLFTHTNPVRERRKYYPGKELETFGLAEADMSTVFNAGVEVGLGPATLKDIRQLVEDTYCRSIGAEFKYIRNPEKIKWLQDRMEADRNMPKFSLDTKKRILNKLNHAVVFENFLGTKFLGQKRFSLEGAESLIPALDSVIEKGAEIGIQEFVIGMAHRGRLNVLTNIMGKSYKSVFSEFEGKTYADDPEVNFGGDVKYHLGFSSEVKTNDGKSVHLSLAPNPSHLETVDPIVEGMVRSKIDFKYDGDSSKIAPIIIHGDAAIAGQGVVYEVTQMSKLDGYKTGGTVHIVINNQIGFTTNYKDARSGTYCTDVAKITSSPVFHVNGDDAESVVYAINLAVEYRQKYKTDVFIDLLCYRRFGHNEADEPKFTQPLLYKLIDKHPNPKEVYAKKLISEGSIDEAYSKTIEKEFKAALQTKFEESKTVEVLTEEIPMFKGAWEGLRPAKKGEVLTTSDKTKVEKDLFLKLAKEITTLPADKKFFRKITRLFEDRAKMIDTDSYDWAMGELMAYATLLDQGNRVRISGQDVQRGTFSHRHAVLTLEDSEEKYVPLAHVKGGDKFSIYNSLLSEYAVLGFEYGYASSNPNSLTIWEAQFGDFYNGAQIIVDQYLSSAETKWKRSNGLVMMLPHGMEGQGPEHSSARIERFLELCADENMILANCTLPANYFHLLRRQLVREFRKPLIVFTPKSLLRHPKVVSPLKDFTEGVFQEVIDDVNVSAEDVKRVLFCSGKVYYDLLEKQEADKRKDVAIVRIEQLFPIPTDQLKAIRKKYTKAKEFVWVQEENENMGAWSYYCRKLMGTEIAFTGFVARKESGSTATGYMKQHVAQQAAILNKSFE; encoded by the coding sequence ATGGACAATCTGACATATTTGAGTAATGCTGATTCGGCTTATGTCGATGGCTTATATCAATCGTACAAGCAAGATCCCCAATCGGTAGATTTCGGATGGCAAAAATTCTTTGAAGGTTTTGATTTCGGTCAAAATGCTGGTGGAACAACAAGTTCAGTAGGTGAAGCTACCCCTGAGCACGTTTTGAAAGAAATCAACGTGCTGAATATGATTAACGGCTACCGCGATCGTGGCCACCTATTCACACACACAAATCCTGTGCGTGAGCGACGTAAATACTATCCTGGCAAGGAGTTGGAGACATTTGGTCTTGCTGAAGCGGACATGAGTACCGTTTTCAATGCCGGTGTTGAAGTAGGATTAGGTCCAGCAACATTAAAAGACATCCGTCAATTGGTAGAGGATACTTACTGCCGTTCCATTGGTGCAGAATTCAAATATATCCGTAACCCAGAAAAAATTAAATGGTTACAGGACCGTATGGAAGCGGATCGTAACATGCCTAAATTCTCTCTAGATACCAAAAAGAGAATCTTGAACAAATTAAACCATGCTGTCGTATTCGAAAACTTTTTGGGTACTAAGTTTTTAGGTCAAAAACGTTTCTCACTTGAAGGTGCCGAAAGTTTAATTCCTGCGCTAGATTCTGTTATCGAAAAGGGAGCAGAAATCGGTATTCAGGAATTTGTTATTGGTATGGCTCACCGTGGCCGTCTCAATGTACTGACCAATATTATGGGTAAATCTTACAAGTCAGTATTCTCTGAATTTGAAGGTAAGACTTATGCCGACGATCCCGAAGTGAACTTTGGTGGGGACGTAAAATACCACTTGGGTTTCTCTTCTGAAGTCAAAACCAACGATGGCAAATCTGTTCACCTAAGTTTGGCTCCTAACCCTTCACACCTGGAAACGGTAGATCCAATTGTAGAAGGTATGGTACGTTCGAAAATCGACTTCAAATACGATGGAGATTCATCGAAAATTGCACCGATCATCATCCATGGTGATGCGGCAATTGCCGGCCAGGGTGTCGTGTATGAAGTAACCCAAATGTCTAAACTAGATGGTTACAAAACTGGTGGTACTGTACATATTGTCATCAACAACCAGATCGGATTTACAACAAACTATAAGGATGCCCGTTCGGGTACATATTGTACCGACGTTGCAAAAATCACTTCTTCACCCGTATTCCATGTCAACGGTGATGATGCTGAATCAGTGGTATACGCCATCAATTTAGCTGTAGAGTACCGTCAGAAATACAAAACTGACGTATTTATCGATCTTTTATGTTATAGAAGATTTGGACATAATGAGGCCGATGAACCAAAATTCACGCAGCCATTGTTGTACAAACTTATCGATAAGCATCCCAACCCGAAAGAAGTTTATGCTAAAAAATTAATTTCCGAAGGAAGTATTGACGAAGCATATTCCAAAACTATCGAGAAGGAATTTAAAGCTGCACTACAGACTAAATTTGAGGAATCTAAAACAGTTGAGGTATTGACTGAAGAGATTCCGATGTTTAAAGGTGCATGGGAAGGATTGCGTCCTGCTAAAAAGGGTGAAGTATTAACAACCTCCGATAAAACCAAAGTTGAAAAGGATTTATTTTTGAAATTAGCAAAAGAAATTACAACCTTACCTGCTGACAAAAAATTCTTCCGTAAGATTACGCGTTTATTTGAAGACCGTGCCAAAATGATCGATACCGATTCATACGATTGGGCAATGGGTGAATTGATGGCTTACGCGACATTATTGGATCAAGGTAACCGTGTACGTATCTCGGGACAAGATGTGCAACGCGGCACATTCTCACACCGTCATGCTGTATTAACGCTTGAAGATTCAGAAGAAAAATATGTTCCTCTAGCTCATGTGAAAGGGGGCGATAAATTCTCCATCTATAACTCCTTACTTTCCGAGTACGCTGTTTTGGGTTTTGAATATGGCTATGCATCCTCTAACCCCAATTCATTGACCATTTGGGAAGCGCAATTCGGAGATTTTTATAACGGTGCTCAAATCATTGTAGACCAATATCTATCCAGTGCGGAGACGAAATGGAAACGCTCCAACGGATTGGTGATGATGCTTCCTCACGGTATGGAGGGTCAAGGTCCTGAGCACTCTTCAGCACGTATCGAAAGATTCTTGGAGCTATGCGCAGATGAAAATATGATCTTAGCAAACTGTACTTTACCTGCAAACTACTTCCATTTGTTGCGTCGTCAACTGGTTCGCGAGTTCCGCAAACCATTGATTGTATTTACACCAAAATCATTGTTGCGTCATCCGAAAGTCGTGTCGCCTTTAAAAGACTTTACAGAAGGTGTTTTCCAGGAGGTAATCGACGATGTCAATGTTTCAGCAGAAGATGTTAAACGCGTATTGTTCTGTTCTGGTAAAGTGTACTACGACTTATTAGAAAAACAAGAGGCGGATAAGCGCAAAGATGTTGCTATCGTTCGTATCGAGCAGTTGTTTCCGATCCCTACAGATCAATTGAAAGCAATCCGCAAAAAATACACAAAAGCAAAAGAGTTTGTCTGGGTTCAGGAAGAAAACGAAAACATGGGCGCCTGGTCTTATTATTGCCGTAAACTCATGGGTACTGAAATTGCATTTACAGGTTTTGTTGCCCGTAAAGAAAGTGGAAGTACAGCTACGGGTTACATGAAACAACACGTTGCACAACAAGCAGCAATCTTAAATAAATCATTCGAATAA
- the odhB gene encoding 2-oxoglutarate dehydrogenase complex dihydrolipoyllysine-residue succinyltransferase: MSLEIKVPTVGESITEVTLSQWLKQDGDYVEMDENIAELESDKATFELPAEKAGILRIIAQEGDTLEIGAVVCTIEEGDAPTGDSAPAAAPAKEASSTAAPAAAAKDEDPDSYAAGTASPAAAKILREKGIDASTIKGTGKEGRITKEDAEKAQPVAKAAAPAAKPAAAAAPAAPVAGSRNERREKLSSLRKTIAKRLVAVKNETAMLTTFNEVNMQPIMDLRAKYKDTFKEKFGIGLGFMSFFTKAVTTALAEWPAVNARIEDNEIVYSDFADVSIAVSAPKGLVVPVIRNADAMSLEQIEKAIAALAGKARDNKLTIDEMTGGTFTITNGGVFGSMMSTPIINAPQSAILGMHNIIQRPIAENGQVVIRPMMYIALSYDHRIIDGRESVSFLVRVKQLLEDPARLLLGV, encoded by the coding sequence ATGAGCTTAGAAATTAAAGTACCAACCGTAGGTGAATCAATCACGGAGGTAACCTTATCACAATGGTTGAAACAAGATGGCGATTATGTGGAGATGGATGAAAACATCGCCGAACTGGAATCAGACAAAGCAACGTTTGAATTACCAGCTGAAAAAGCGGGTATCTTAAGAATCATTGCACAAGAAGGTGATACTTTAGAAATCGGTGCTGTTGTTTGTACAATTGAAGAGGGTGATGCCCCTACAGGCGATTCAGCTCCAGCTGCTGCCCCTGCTAAGGAAGCATCATCAACTGCTGCTCCAGCGGCTGCCGCGAAAGACGAAGATCCAGATAGCTATGCTGCTGGTACAGCTTCTCCTGCTGCTGCAAAAATCTTAAGAGAAAAAGGAATTGATGCTTCTACAATAAAAGGAACAGGGAAAGAAGGCCGTATCACTAAAGAAGATGCCGAAAAAGCTCAACCTGTTGCTAAAGCTGCGGCACCTGCGGCAAAACCTGCTGCTGCTGCTGCACCAGCTGCCCCAGTCGCTGGTTCTAGAAATGAACGTCGTGAGAAATTATCTTCCTTACGTAAAACGATCGCAAAACGTTTAGTCGCGGTTAAAAATGAAACAGCGATGTTGACAACATTCAATGAAGTCAATATGCAGCCGATCATGGATTTACGCGCCAAATATAAAGATACTTTTAAAGAGAAATTTGGTATTGGTCTTGGCTTCATGTCATTCTTTACTAAAGCAGTAACCACTGCGTTAGCTGAATGGCCTGCTGTCAATGCACGTATCGAAGATAACGAGATTGTATATTCTGATTTCGCAGATGTTTCAATCGCGGTTTCTGCCCCTAAAGGATTGGTAGTTCCAGTTATTCGTAATGCAGATGCCATGTCATTGGAGCAGATCGAAAAAGCAATTGCTGCTTTAGCGGGTAAGGCACGTGACAACAAATTAACGATCGATGAAATGACCGGTGGTACATTTACAATTACCAACGGCGGTGTATTCGGATCAATGATGTCTACGCCGATCATCAACGCGCCACAATCGGCAATCTTGGGTATGCACAACATCATCCAACGTCCTATTGCTGAAAATGGTCAGGTGGTGATCCGTCCAATGATGTATATTGCACTTTCTTATGATCACCGCATCATCGATGGTCGTGAATCAGTTAGCTTCTTGGTTCGTGTAAAACAATTATTGGAAGATCCAGCTCGTTTATTGTTGGGTGTTTAA